One Monomorium pharaonis isolate MP-MQ-018 chromosome 4, ASM1337386v2, whole genome shotgun sequence DNA segment encodes these proteins:
- the LOC105840937 gene encoding uncharacterized protein LOC105840937, which produces MTPWLISSTVFCESKPSLAYKIYTEVIRDRLERETEEKGLLPESQSGFRKGKSTVDNIFVLNHVVQREMGDKNKEERVYTFFADLKAAFDKMDRQTMWDTLRKLKIEEKIVRILEKIYEETEVTIRTNQGNTF; this is translated from the exons ATGACCCCGTGGCTCATCAGTTCCACGGTATTTTGCGAATCCAAACCTTCCTTgg CCTATAAGATATACACAGAGGTGATAAGAGATAGATTGGAGCGGGAAACGGAGGAGAAAGGACTGTTGCCAGAGAGCCAAAGCGGCTTCAGAAAAGGAAAGTCAACGGTGGATAATATCTTTGTGCTGAATCATGTGGTACAAAGAGAAATGGGCGACAagaataaagaagaaagagtATATACGTTTTTTGCGGATTTAAAGGCGGCATTTGATAAGATGGACAGACAAACTATGTGGGATACCCTAAGAAAACTGAAGATCGAAGAGAAGATTGTAAGAATACTGGAGAAGATTTACGAAGAGACAGAGGTCACAATAAGGACAAACCAAGGAAACACATTTTAG